From a single Nicotiana tomentosiformis chromosome 2, ASM39032v3, whole genome shotgun sequence genomic region:
- the LOC104112197 gene encoding cytochrome P450 94B3, which translates to MNHLVYYLYMYIYVDSFHCLKNLKDMVTFFSLFTIYPFILPFLCLTVILYLSYAIVEQFQQRPKGVAGPPTYPIIGCLIPFYKNRYRLLDWYTHLISKSPTQTIVIDRLGARRTIVTANPYNVEYMLKTNFDNFPKGKPFNEILGDFLGNGIFNVDGEMWYKQRKMVSHEFTARSLRDYVVNALKEEVENKLLPILELMEAENRAFDLQDLLRRLGFDVVCKVSLGFDPCCLNESLSFSPLLDAFERASQICAERGAAPIFVVWKVKRWLNIGSEKQLKLAVDQIHSSIDDIIRERKIKIREENQKETNKDLLSKMILAANFDEEEVRDMVISFIMAGRDTTSAAMTWFFYLLSLHPEIEYELVSKELRFIEAETLTKYEILKEMNFLKSCLCETMRLYPPVAWDSKHAISDDILPDGTRIKAGNRVTYFPYGMGRMENLWGKDRFEFKPRRWMQESEEEGTEQVSNLYKFPVFQAGPRVCLGKELAFIQMKYVVASILKRFQIRPACSDPPVFLPLLTAHMAGGFKVFVHKTKYN; encoded by the coding sequence atgAACCATCTAGTTTATTACCtatatatgtacatatacgtTGACAGTTTTCAttgtttaaaaaatttaaaagacaTGGTTACCTTCTTCTCCCTCTTCACCATATACCCTTTCATTCTTCCATTCCTTTGTCTAACTGTAATTCTGTATCTATCATATGCCATTGTTGAACAATTCCAGCAACGTCCTAAAGGCGTTGCCGGACCCCCAACTTACCCCATCATAGGTTGTTTGATTCCTTTTTACAAGAACCGATATCGACTACTAGATTGGTACACTCATCTTATCTCTAAGTCCCCAACTCAAACAATTGTGATAGATAGATTAGGAGCGCGGAGAACTATAGTAACAGCTAATCCATACAATGTAGAATACATGCTCAAAACCAACTTTGACAATTTTCCTAAAGGCAAGCCATTCAATGAAATTCTTGGTGATTTTCTTGGAAATGGTATATTCAATGTGGATGGAGAAATGTGGTACAAACAGCGCAAGATGGTCAGTCATGAGTTTACTGCCAGGTCCTTAAGAGATTACGTTGTGAATGCGCTCAAAGAAGAGGTGGAGAACAAGTTGTTACCTATACTGGAATTAATGGAGGCTGAAAATAGAGCATTTGACTTGCAAGATTTGTTAAGAAGACTTGGATTTGATGTGGTTTGTAAAGTTTCTTTGGGTTTTGATCCATGTTGCCTCAATGAATCTCTTTCATTTTCGCCTTTACTAGATGCTTTTGAAAGGGCTTCGCAGATATGTGCTGAGAGAGGAGCTGCACCAATATTTGTTGTATGGAAGGTGAAAAGATGGTTAAATATTGGATCTGAAAAACAGTTGAAACTAGCCGTTGATCAAATCCATTCATCAATCGATGATATCATCCGCGAGAGAAAGATTAAGATCAGAGAAGAAAACCAGAAAGAGACCAATAAAGATCTTCTTTCAAAGATGATATTGGCAGCAAATTTTGATGAGGAGGAAGTCAGAGATATGGTGATAAGCTTCATTATGGCAGGAAGAGACACAACATCAGCGGCAATGACTTGGTTCTTTTATCTACTTTCTCTCCATCCTGAGATAGAATATGAATTGGTTTCCAAAGAGCTGAGGTTTATAGAAGCTGAAACACTAACCAAGTATGAGATATTGAAAGAaatgaatttcttgaaatctTGTCTCTGTGAAACAATGAGACTTTATCCACCAGTTGCATGGGATTCGAAGCACGCCATTTCTGATGATATTTTGCCAGATGGTACTCGTATTAAAGCTGGGAATAGAGTGACATACTTCCCCTATGGAATGGGGAGGATGGAAAACTTGTGGGGAAAGGATCGATTCGAGTTTAAACCAAGGAGATGGATGCAAGAATCAGAGGAAGAAGGAACAGAGCAGGTATCAAATTTGTACAAGTTTCCTGTTTTTCAAGCAGGTCCAAGAGTTTGCCTTGGGAAAGAATTGGCATTTATTCAAATGAAGTATGTTGTAGCTTCAATATTGAAGCGTTTCCAGATCAGACCAGCTTGTTCAGATCCTCCTGTTTTTCTGCCACTCCTAACAGCTCATATGGCTGGTGGTTTTAAGGTTTTTGTCCACAAAACCAAATACAATTAG